A single Sulfurimonas aquatica DNA region contains:
- the argF gene encoding ornithine carbamoyltransferase: MRHFLTLRDFTKKEILEIIDLALEIKKDLKAGIYKKELENKTLAMIFEKSSTRTRVSFETGMFQLGGHALFLSNRDIHLGRGEPVKDTARVISSICDMVMIRTFEHSMIEEFADYSKVPVINGLTDSYHPVQLLADYMTMVEYGINEDAVVAYIGDGNNMTHSWLMLAAKIGFELRIATPKGYEVDSKVLEDALKMAKESGAVIKVMNDPKEAIQDATIVTTDTWASMGQEDEKEERVKAFKGFMVDGLMMCLTKKDAKFLHCLPAYRGQEVSEEIMDQHAEIIFNEAENRLHAQKGLMVWLAQHAR, encoded by the coding sequence TTTTAACACTAAGAGATTTTACAAAAAAAGAAATTTTAGAAATTATAGACCTAGCACTTGAGATAAAAAAAGATTTAAAAGCGGGTATCTATAAAAAAGAACTCGAAAATAAAACACTAGCAATGATTTTTGAGAAGAGCTCAACAAGAACACGTGTTAGTTTTGAAACGGGAATGTTTCAACTAGGCGGGCATGCACTCTTTTTAAGTAACCGTGATATTCATCTTGGTCGAGGTGAGCCTGTAAAAGATACAGCTCGCGTTATATCAAGTATATGCGATATGGTAATGATAAGAACGTTTGAGCACTCCATGATAGAGGAGTTTGCCGATTACTCTAAAGTTCCAGTTATAAATGGACTAACAGACTCTTATCATCCTGTACAGCTTTTAGCTGACTATATGACGATGGTTGAATATGGCATTAATGAAGATGCAGTTGTTGCATATATTGGTGATGGTAACAACATGACACACTCATGGCTTATGCTCGCTGCAAAGATTGGCTTTGAACTTCGTATTGCAACGCCAAAAGGTTATGAAGTAGACTCAAAAGTTTTAGAAGATGCACTGAAAATGGCTAAAGAGAGTGGGGCAGTTATTAAGGTTATGAATGATCCAAAAGAAGCTATTCAAGATGCTACTATAGTAACAACAGATACTTGGGCTTCTATGGGTCAAGAAGATGAAAAAGAAGAGCGTGTTAAAGCTTTTAAAGGTTTTATGGTAGATGGACTTATGATGTGTTTAACTAAAAAAGATGCAAAATTTTTACACTGTCTCCCAGCATATAGAGGACAAGAAGTTTCAGAAGAGATAATGGATCAGCATGCTGAAATCATTTTTAATGAAGCAGAAAATAGACTCCATGCACAAAAAGGTCTTATGGTTTGGCTGGCGCAGCACGCTCGCTAA